A region of Pyxidicoccus parkwaysis DNA encodes the following proteins:
- the fabF gene encoding beta-ketoacyl-ACP synthase II has protein sequence MQKRRVAVTGMGLISPVGTDVEKSWDALVNGRSGVGPITLFDASRLDCRFAGEVKGFDAEQYIERREARRMDRFAQFAVVASDMALADSGLKITPENAERVAAIIGSGIGGISSLEETYRKALEKGPDRISPFFILQMIINLAPGYVTMRHGIKGPSWSTNSACSTSAHAIGEAMRGIQRGEFDAAVAGGSEAPISLLGVGGFAAMKALSTRNDAPEQASRPFDVDRDGFVLAEGAGMLVLEEWEHARARGARIHAELTGYGASSDAHHVTAPAPEHEGAQRSMRAAMKDAGLAPSDIGYLNAHGTSTDIGDVLEMEGIARVFGDAARTLAVSSTKSMTGHMNGAAGAAEAVISILALTRGVLPPTINLQNKDPRITLDCVPNTAREARVDAVMSNSFGFGGTNVSLVFQRADR, from the coding sequence ATGCAGAAGCGCCGAGTCGCGGTGACGGGAATGGGGCTCATCAGCCCCGTGGGTACGGACGTGGAGAAGAGCTGGGACGCGCTGGTGAACGGGCGCAGCGGCGTGGGCCCCATCACCCTCTTCGACGCGAGCCGGCTCGACTGCCGCTTCGCCGGCGAGGTGAAGGGCTTCGACGCCGAGCAGTACATCGAGCGGCGCGAGGCGCGGCGCATGGACCGCTTCGCGCAGTTCGCGGTGGTGGCGTCGGACATGGCGCTGGCGGACTCGGGGCTGAAAATCACCCCGGAGAACGCCGAGCGCGTGGCCGCCATCATCGGCTCCGGCATCGGCGGCATCTCCAGCCTGGAGGAGACGTACCGCAAGGCGCTGGAGAAGGGCCCGGACCGCATCAGCCCCTTCTTCATCCTGCAGATGATCATCAACCTGGCGCCCGGCTACGTCACCATGCGCCACGGAATCAAGGGGCCCTCCTGGTCCACCAACTCCGCGTGCTCCACCAGCGCTCATGCCATCGGCGAGGCGATGCGCGGCATCCAGCGCGGCGAGTTCGACGCCGCGGTGGCCGGCGGCTCGGAGGCGCCCATCTCCCTGCTGGGCGTGGGCGGCTTCGCGGCGATGAAGGCGCTGTCCACGCGCAACGACGCGCCCGAGCAGGCCAGCCGTCCGTTCGACGTGGACCGCGACGGCTTCGTGCTCGCCGAGGGCGCCGGCATGCTCGTGCTCGAGGAGTGGGAGCACGCGCGCGCACGCGGCGCTCGCATCCACGCGGAGCTGACCGGCTATGGCGCCAGCTCCGACGCGCACCACGTCACCGCGCCCGCCCCCGAGCACGAGGGCGCCCAGCGCAGCATGCGCGCCGCGATGAAGGACGCGGGCCTTGCGCCCTCGGACATCGGCTACCTCAACGCGCACGGCACCTCGACGGACATCGGCGACGTGCTGGAGATGGAGGGCATTGCCCGCGTCTTCGGCGACGCCGCGCGCACGCTGGCCGTCTCGTCCACCAAGTCCATGACGGGCCATATGAATGGCGCGGCCGGCGCCGCCGAGGCCGTCATCAGCATCCTCGCCCTCACGCGCGGCGTGCTCCCGCCCACCATCAACCTCCAGAACAAGGACCCGCGCATCACCCTGGACTGCGTGCCCAATACGGCCCGCGAGGCCCGCGTCGACGCCGTCATGAGCAACTCGTTCGGCTTCGGCGGCACCAACGTGTCACTCGTCTTCCAGCGCGCGGACCGCTGA
- a CDS encoding TetR/AcrR family transcriptional regulator, with translation MRYGPEHKQATRERILTAAENLFRRQGFEGASVERVMRAAGLTVGGFYAHFTSKDSLLAESVRAFFQHNGERWLGGLEELRGSEWLSHFVRRYLNRNIRDNMETGCVLPSIVSDLARGTPEGREAFAEGIDGLAREVAARVPGLDGVTARKRALATVTFLVGSMTLARATKGLPLSDEILEAAREVLIADGKSVEAASVKGKTSH, from the coding sequence ATGCGGTACGGACCGGAGCACAAGCAGGCCACGCGCGAGCGAATCCTGACGGCGGCGGAGAACCTCTTCCGCAGGCAGGGCTTCGAGGGCGCGAGCGTGGAGCGCGTCATGCGCGCGGCGGGGCTGACGGTGGGCGGCTTCTATGCCCACTTCACGTCGAAGGACTCGCTCCTCGCGGAGTCGGTGCGTGCGTTCTTCCAGCACAATGGCGAGCGGTGGCTGGGAGGGCTGGAGGAGCTGCGCGGCTCGGAGTGGCTGAGCCACTTCGTGCGCCGGTACCTCAACCGGAACATCCGCGACAACATGGAGACGGGCTGTGTGCTGCCGTCGATTGTCTCGGACCTGGCGCGAGGCACGCCGGAGGGGCGCGAGGCCTTCGCGGAGGGAATCGACGGGCTGGCGAGGGAGGTGGCTGCGCGCGTGCCGGGCCTGGACGGCGTCACCGCGCGCAAGCGGGCGCTGGCGACGGTGACGTTCCTCGTCGGCTCGATGACGCTGGCCCGGGCGACGAAGGGACTGCCGCTGTCGGACGAAATCCTGGAGGCGGCGCGGGAGGTCCTGATCGCGGACGGGAAGAGCGTGGAGGCGGCTTCGGTCAAGGGGAAGACGTCACACTGA
- a CDS encoding PaaI family thioesterase, producing the protein MSDGSRTRTVTWRDPREGVAKAKTLSGLEYLRAIIQGEVPGAPIAELMGFKPVEVSEGRAVFVVEPAEYHYNPIGTVHGGLAATVLDSALACAVHSTLPAGSGYTTLELHVNMVRAIAHDTGRLTCTGEVVHVGGRVATAQAKLTDASGKLYAHGTTTCMLFRPPAAGGRE; encoded by the coding sequence ATGAGCGATGGGAGCCGGACTCGGACGGTGACGTGGAGGGACCCGCGAGAGGGCGTCGCGAAGGCGAAGACGCTGTCGGGCCTGGAGTACCTGCGCGCCATCATCCAGGGCGAGGTGCCTGGGGCGCCCATCGCGGAGCTGATGGGCTTCAAGCCGGTGGAGGTCTCGGAGGGGCGGGCGGTGTTCGTGGTGGAGCCGGCGGAGTACCACTACAACCCGATTGGGACGGTGCACGGCGGGCTGGCGGCCACGGTGCTGGACTCGGCGCTGGCGTGCGCGGTGCATTCCACGCTGCCGGCGGGCTCCGGATACACGACGCTGGAGCTCCACGTGAACATGGTGCGCGCCATCGCCCATGACACGGGGCGGCTGACGTGCACGGGGGAAGTCGTCCACGTGGGCGGGCGGGTGGCCACGGCGCAGGCGAAGCTGACGGATGCCTCGGGGAAGCTGTATGCCCACGGCACCACCACGTGCATGTTGTTCCGGCCTCCCGCAGCGGGAGGCCGCGAGTAG